From one Rhodoferax sp. PAMC 29310 genomic stretch:
- a CDS encoding aldo/keto reductase, protein MQYRQLGNSNLKVSALCLGTMMFGDQTAQPAAAAIVADARANGVNYIDTADVYTKGASETMVGDLLKGQRQDWVLATKLGNAMSDQVNQGHYSRSWMLREVHASLSRLQTDYVDILYLHRDYNGMNLEEPLRALETLLRSGQIRYWGVSNFRGWRIAEMVRLAGQMGMPVPVVCQPYYNLLNRMPEVEVLPACSHFGIGVTSYSPIARGVLTGKYPPGQVPDPSTRAGRADKRMVETEFREESLVIAQHLKEHAERQGITVAQFATAWVLANPSVSSVIAGPRTLKQWQDYLPALDYAVTKEDEALVDGYVKPGHSSTPGYTDPAYPLNGR, encoded by the coding sequence GTGCAGTACCGTCAACTTGGCAACAGCAACCTGAAGGTATCCGCCCTGTGTTTGGGCACGATGATGTTTGGCGACCAGACGGCCCAGCCTGCCGCGGCGGCGATCGTCGCTGACGCCCGCGCCAACGGCGTGAACTACATCGACACCGCCGACGTGTACACCAAGGGCGCCTCGGAGACCATGGTGGGCGATCTGCTCAAAGGGCAGCGTCAGGACTGGGTCCTGGCCACCAAGCTGGGCAACGCCATGTCTGATCAAGTGAATCAGGGGCACTATTCCCGCAGCTGGATGCTGCGCGAGGTGCATGCCTCGCTGTCGCGCCTGCAAACCGATTACGTCGACATTCTTTACCTGCACCGCGACTACAACGGCATGAACCTGGAGGAGCCATTGCGCGCGCTGGAGACCCTGTTGCGCAGCGGGCAGATCCGCTATTGGGGCGTGTCTAATTTTCGGGGCTGGCGTATTGCCGAGATGGTGCGCCTGGCCGGCCAGATGGGCATGCCCGTGCCGGTGGTGTGTCAGCCTTACTACAACCTGCTCAACCGCATGCCCGAGGTGGAGGTGCTGCCGGCCTGCTCTCACTTCGGCATTGGCGTCACCTCTTACAGCCCCATTGCCCGGGGCGTGCTCACCGGCAAGTACCCGCCGGGTCAGGTGCCGGATCCCTCCACCCGCGCTGGCCGCGCCGACAAGCGCATGGTGGAAACAGAGTTCCGGGAAGAGTCGCTGGTGATTGCCCAGCATTTGAAAGAGCATGCGGAACGGCAAGGCATCACAGTGGCGCAATTTGCCACGGCCTGGGTGCTGGCCAACCCCTCGGTCAGCTCGGTGATTGCCGGGCCACGCACGCTCAAACAATGGCAAGACTATCTGCCTGCGCTGGATTACGCCGTGACGAAGGAAGATGAGGCGCTGGTCGATGGCTATGTGAAGCCAGGCCATTCGTCAACGCCCGGCTACACCGACCCGGCCTACCCTCTGAACGGCCGCTGA
- a CDS encoding YncE family protein, giving the protein MGLVAATAQPVPVKAPVPIATVAGMPPVVDASNLYSETTAGKLSLTVQNHLPRIYVPNLRSHDVSVIDPATMNVVDRFKVGRAPQHIVPSWDMKTLWVANNAERRSTGSLTAIDPVTGKPGQTIDVDDPYNLYFTPDGKSAIVVAEAKARLDFRDPQTMALQYSIEAPGCAGINHGEFTIDGKLAFFTCEFKGTVAKINLETRKVEGYLKLSMPQTRFKVTKEPFDPSQSEICTSKKGMPQDIRISPEGKRLYIADMDADGVHVLDVASFTQVGFIPVGPGTHGLYPSRDGKSLYISFRGTHKIHGVPKGPGGVGVLNFESEKITAYWSIPGGGSPDMGNVSADGQSLWLSGRYDDVVYRINTNSGAVDKVKVGQEPHGLTVWPQPGRYSLGHTGNMR; this is encoded by the coding sequence ATGGGGCTGGTTGCTGCGACCGCTCAGCCGGTGCCTGTCAAAGCGCCGGTACCCATCGCCACGGTGGCGGGCATGCCACCAGTGGTGGATGCGAGCAATCTCTACAGCGAAACGACCGCAGGCAAGTTAAGCCTCACGGTGCAAAACCACCTGCCGCGCATTTACGTGCCGAACCTGCGCTCCCATGATGTGTCGGTGATCGACCCGGCGACGATGAATGTGGTGGACCGGTTCAAGGTGGGCCGTGCGCCGCAGCACATCGTTCCGTCATGGGACATGAAGACGCTGTGGGTGGCCAATAACGCGGAGCGGCGCTCTACGGGCAGCTTGACGGCGATTGACCCGGTGACGGGCAAGCCGGGCCAGACGATTGACGTGGATGACCCCTACAACCTGTATTTCACGCCCGATGGCAAGTCCGCCATTGTGGTGGCCGAGGCCAAGGCCCGCTTGGACTTCAGAGACCCGCAGACGATGGCGCTGCAGTATTCGATTGAGGCCCCAGGGTGTGCGGGTATCAACCACGGTGAGTTCACCATCGATGGCAAATTGGCGTTCTTCACCTGCGAGTTCAAGGGCACGGTGGCCAAGATCAACCTGGAAACCCGAAAAGTCGAGGGTTACCTGAAGCTCTCGATGCCACAAACCCGCTTCAAAGTGACCAAAGAGCCGTTTGACCCGAGTCAGAGCGAGATTTGCACCTCCAAGAAAGGCATGCCTCAAGACATTCGCATTTCTCCGGAAGGCAAGCGCCTCTACATCGCGGACATGGATGCCGATGGCGTGCATGTGCTGGATGTGGCCAGTTTCACCCAAGTCGGCTTCATCCCCGTCGGCCCAGGCACCCATGGCCTCTACCCCAGTCGCGACGGCAAGAGTCTGTATATTTCCTTCCGTGGCACACACAAAATTCATGGTGTACCCAAGGGTCCCGGCGGCGTGGGGGTGTTGAATTTCGAAAGCGAAAAAATCACGGCCTATTGGTCCATTCCCGGTGGCGGCAGCCCTGACATGGGCAATGTCAGTGCGGACGGCCAATCTCTGTGGCTGTCGGGCCGCTATGACGACGTGGTTTACCGCATCAACACCAACAGCGGTGCCGTCGACAAGGTGAAGGTCGGGCAAGAGCCCCACGGGCTGACCGTCTGGCCTCAGCCGGGACGTTATTCGCTGGGGCATACCGGGAACATGCGTTAG
- a CDS encoding creatininase family protein, with protein sequence MQNTFNSRRFAARLGASLLPAVKAFGLVGVLLLSQLAPAMAAANNRLEEMTWTEVRDRVASGSTTILIPIGGTEQNGLHMVLGKHNVRVRVLADEIAKHLGNALVAPVMAYVPEGSISPPVAHMRYAGTVSISDAAFESMLESTARSFKQHGFRDVVFLGDHGSYQKNEEKVAQRLNREWAKDPSCRVHALLDYYRVTQTTYVAALRAKGFSEGEIGLHAGLADTSLALAVDPALVRKDAMTNASSADKALGVSGDPRKATAELGQIGVQQIIQTSVAAIVGFTRSKRDSGK encoded by the coding sequence ATGCAAAACACTTTCAATTCACGTCGATTCGCGGCACGGCTGGGTGCCAGTTTGCTGCCCGCCGTTAAGGCGTTTGGGCTGGTGGGTGTGTTGTTGTTGAGTCAACTGGCGCCTGCTATGGCTGCGGCCAACAATCGACTCGAAGAGATGACCTGGACCGAAGTGCGCGACCGGGTGGCCAGCGGATCGACCACTATTCTGATTCCGATTGGCGGCACCGAGCAGAACGGGCTACACATGGTTTTGGGCAAACACAATGTGCGGGTGCGGGTGCTGGCCGACGAGATCGCCAAGCACTTGGGCAACGCCTTGGTGGCACCGGTCATGGCCTATGTGCCCGAAGGCAGTATTTCTCCGCCGGTGGCGCACATGCGGTATGCGGGCACGGTTTCTATCTCGGATGCCGCTTTTGAGTCCATGCTGGAGTCCACCGCACGCAGTTTCAAACAACACGGTTTTCGCGACGTGGTGTTTCTGGGTGACCACGGCAGCTATCAAAAGAATGAAGAAAAAGTCGCGCAGCGGCTGAACCGGGAATGGGCCAAAGACCCGTCTTGCCGCGTTCATGCGCTGCTCGACTACTACCGCGTGACACAAACCACCTATGTTGCCGCGCTTCGCGCTAAAGGCTTCAGCGAGGGCGAAATTGGCCTGCACGCGGGCTTGGCAGACACCTCACTGGCACTGGCGGTTGATCCGGCGCTGGTGCGCAAGGACGCCATGACCAACGCTTCAAGCGCGGACAAGGCGTTGGGCGTCAGCGGGGATCCGCGCAAAGCCACGGCTGAGTTGGGTCAAATCGGTGTACAGCAAATTATTCAAACCTCGGTGGCCGCCATTGTGGGTTTCACGCGCAGCAAGCGCGATTCAGGGAAGTAG
- a CDS encoding ABC transporter ATP-binding protein/permease codes for MRRSGELSHPHPGASSAAAPAAPRTDWATLRRLFPYLWEYKWRVMAALAFMVGAKMANVSVPLLLKELIDTMNPKAGLDSTALLVVPVALLVTYGLLRLSTSLFAELRELIFAKATEGASRTISLQVFRHLHAMSLRFHLERQTGGMTRDIERGTRAVNSLISYSLYSIVPTLIEVAMVLTLLAVKFDVWFAGITIIALAFYITFTVTVTEWRTQFRKQMNELDSSAHSRAVDSLLNYETVKYFNNEEFEALRYDENLAKFRKAALKSQRTLSLLNTGQQLIIATGLVAMLWRATQGVVDGRMTLGDLVMVNAFMIQLYIPLGFLGVLYREIKQSLTDLEKMFTLMEREREVADEPGAQALEINEGVVRFEHVNFAYDPARPILHDVSFEVPAGKTVAVVGPSGAGKSTLARLLFRFYDVQSGQILFDGQDIKQVTQSSVRQAIGIVPQDTVLFNDTVEYNIAYGRPGATREQVEGAARSAHIHNFISATPRGYDTMVGERGLKLSGGEKQRVAIARTLLKNPPILIFDEATSALDSANERAIQAELQSAARGKTTLVIAHRLSTVVDAHEILVMDAGRIIERGRHVALLAAKGRYAEMWALQQSKE; via the coding sequence ATGCGTCGCTCTGGCGAACTCAGTCATCCCCACCCTGGCGCGTCCAGCGCCGCCGCCCCGGCCGCGCCCCGCACCGACTGGGCCACCTTGCGCCGTCTCTTTCCTTATTTGTGGGAGTACAAATGGCGCGTGATGGCCGCGCTGGCCTTCATGGTCGGCGCCAAGATGGCCAACGTGAGTGTGCCTCTGCTGCTCAAAGAGCTGATTGACACCATGAATCCCAAAGCGGGGCTGGACAGCACAGCTTTGCTGGTGGTTCCCGTGGCTTTGTTGGTGACCTATGGCCTGCTGCGTCTGTCCACCAGCCTGTTTGCCGAGTTGCGCGAATTAATTTTTGCCAAGGCCACCGAGGGCGCCTCGCGCACCATCTCGCTGCAGGTGTTTCGCCACCTGCACGCCATGAGCCTGCGCTTTCACTTGGAGCGCCAGACCGGCGGCATGACGCGCGACATTGAGCGCGGCACCCGCGCCGTCAACTCGCTCATCAGTTATTCGCTTTACAGCATCGTGCCAACCCTGATTGAAGTGGCCATGGTGCTGACCCTGCTGGCGGTCAAGTTCGACGTCTGGTTTGCGGGCATCACGATCATTGCGCTGGCTTTCTACATTACCTTCACTGTGACCGTGACCGAGTGGCGCACCCAGTTTCGCAAACAGATGAACGAGCTGGACTCCAGTGCCCACAGCCGGGCGGTGGATTCGCTGCTGAACTACGAAACCGTTAAATACTTTAACAACGAAGAGTTTGAGGCGCTTCGCTACGACGAGAATCTGGCCAAGTTCCGCAAGGCCGCACTCAAAAGCCAGCGCACCTTGAGTCTGCTCAACACCGGCCAACAGCTCATCATTGCCACCGGCCTGGTCGCCATGCTCTGGCGCGCCACCCAGGGCGTGGTGGACGGCCGCATGACGCTGGGCGACCTGGTCATGGTCAACGCCTTCATGATCCAGCTCTACATTCCGCTGGGTTTCTTGGGTGTGCTGTACCGCGAGATCAAACAAAGCCTGACCGACCTGGAAAAAATGTTCACCCTCATGGAGCGGGAGCGTGAGGTGGCTGACGAGCCTGGTGCCCAAGCCCTTGAGATCAACGAGGGCGTGGTGCGCTTTGAGCACGTCAACTTTGCCTACGACCCCGCCCGGCCCATCCTTCACGATGTGAGCTTTGAGGTGCCCGCTGGCAAAACCGTGGCGGTGGTGGGCCCGTCGGGCGCGGGCAAGTCCACGCTGGCACGCCTGTTGTTCCGCTTCTATGACGTGCAAAGCGGGCAGATTCTGTTTGACGGGCAGGACATTAAACAAGTCACCCAGTCCAGTGTGCGTCAGGCCATTGGCATCGTGCCGCAAGACACCGTGCTGTTCAACGACACGGTGGAATACAACATTGCCTACGGCCGCCCCGGCGCCACCCGAGAGCAAGTGGAAGGGGCCGCCCGCAGCGCCCACATCCACAACTTCATCAGCGCCACGCCCAGGGGCTATGACACCATGGTGGGTGAGCGCGGCTTGAAGCTCTCAGGCGGTGAAAAGCAGCGCGTGGCCATTGCCCGCACCCTGCTCAAAAACCCACCGATCCTGATTTTTGACGAAGCCACCTCCGCGCTGGACAGCGCCAACGAGCGAGCTATTCAGGCCGAGCTGCAAAGCGCGGCTCGCGGCAAAACCACGCTCGTCATTGCCCACCGTTTGTCCACCGTGGTTGACGCCCATGAAATCCTCGTGATGGATGCTGGCCGCATCATCGAGCGCGGCCGTCACGTCGCCTTGTTGGCGGCCAAAGGGCGCTATGCGGAAATGTGGGCGCTGCAGCAATCCAAGGAATAA
- a CDS encoding acyl-CoA thioesterase, whose translation MSENSSTLPPPQNLPLPVPKDRSTGVSLPTDQELVLKVIPMPGDCNANGDIFGGWVMAQVDLAGAVVPARYAGGRMATVAVNEFIFKQPVRVGDILSFFAKLVRIGRTSITVKIEVYAERFGTQGAYSKVTEALLTYVAIDEAGHPRPVPKHNLAP comes from the coding sequence ATGTCCGAGAATTCCAGCACCCTCCCTCCCCCGCAGAACCTGCCTCTGCCTGTGCCCAAGGACCGATCGACCGGCGTCAGCCTGCCGACTGACCAGGAGCTGGTGCTCAAGGTGATTCCCATGCCGGGTGACTGCAACGCCAACGGCGACATTTTTGGCGGCTGGGTGATGGCCCAGGTGGACCTCGCCGGGGCCGTGGTCCCCGCGCGTTATGCGGGCGGGCGCATGGCCACGGTGGCGGTGAACGAGTTTATTTTCAAGCAACCCGTGCGAGTGGGCGACATCTTGTCCTTCTTTGCCAAGCTGGTGCGCATCGGCCGCACCTCCATCACCGTCAAGATTGAGGTCTATGCCGAGCGATTTGGCACTCAAGGCGCCTACAGCAAGGTCACCGAGGCCTTGCTCACCTATGTGGCGATTGACGAAGCGGGTCACCCGCGCCCGGTACCCAAACACAACCTTGCTCCTTAA
- a CDS encoding M14 family zinc carboxypeptidase — protein MSAPSHTEFATPFEQGNSNQTATWSQTVAFYEHLAAAFPQVLRFWQIGTSDNGIPMHAGVITADGVLDLETLMAQGRSVFFNNNGIHPGEPEGIDACMALVRDLCTSAPARAALGSTVFLFIPVYNVDGGQNRQATSRVNQDGPESFGFRGNALHLDLNRDFIKCDSLAAQVFNRFFTAWDPDVMVDTHTSNGADYSYTMTLIPTQSDKLGGGLGDFLRDTMVPAIFEGMAARDWPTCPYVNPIKQTPDDGIEDFLETPRFSTGFAALHHTIGFMPETHMLKPYPDRVAAMGALVATVLAFTVKNATQIQDLRTQARAARPAHWPLTWAPDYSRPSTFLFKGYQAVHSPSLLGNYTRLSYDRSQPWKKEIDYVNRFNAQDTVQAPRAYLIPQAWREVIERLQWNGVHMTRLVADQTLEARVYRIERVTFRPDAYEGHLFHDEVTLSTHTEMIAARAGDYLLDLDQPHARYAVETLEPFAHDSFFRWGFFNSVLEKKENFSDYVFEDTAAQMLRDEPALRLKFEQWKLSHPELLSDGEAVLGFLFAHGQRHREPEWRRYPVVALMKR, from the coding sequence ATGTCCGCTCCATCCCACACCGAGTTCGCCACGCCTTTTGAACAAGGCAACTCAAACCAGACCGCCACCTGGTCGCAGACGGTGGCGTTTTACGAGCACTTGGCGGCGGCTTTTCCGCAGGTACTGCGCTTTTGGCAGATTGGCACCTCCGACAACGGCATTCCGATGCACGCAGGGGTGATCACCGCCGACGGCGTGCTGGACCTCGAGACGCTGATGGCGCAGGGCCGATCGGTGTTTTTTAACAACAACGGCATTCACCCTGGCGAGCCGGAAGGCATTGACGCCTGCATGGCACTGGTGCGCGACCTCTGCACCAGCGCCCCTGCTCGGGCCGCACTGGGCAGTACCGTGTTTTTGTTCATCCCTGTCTACAACGTGGACGGCGGCCAAAACCGCCAAGCCACCTCGCGGGTGAACCAGGACGGGCCGGAGTCGTTTGGCTTTCGGGGCAACGCACTGCACCTGGACCTGAACCGCGACTTCATCAAATGCGACAGCCTGGCCGCGCAGGTGTTCAACCGCTTTTTCACCGCCTGGGACCCGGACGTGATGGTCGACACCCACACCTCCAACGGCGCGGACTACAGCTACACCATGACGCTGATTCCCACGCAGTCCGACAAGCTGGGCGGCGGTTTGGGCGACTTTTTGCGGGACACCATGGTGCCCGCTATTTTTGAAGGCATGGCCGCGCGCGACTGGCCCACCTGCCCCTATGTGAACCCGATCAAGCAGACGCCCGACGACGGCATTGAGGACTTTCTGGAGACGCCGCGCTTCTCAACCGGTTTTGCGGCGCTGCACCACACGATTGGCTTCATGCCCGAGACCCACATGCTCAAACCCTACCCCGACCGGGTCGCGGCCATGGGCGCACTGGTGGCCACCGTGCTGGCGTTCACCGTCAAAAATGCCACGCAGATACAAGACCTGCGTACCCAAGCCCGGGCGGCCCGACCCGCCCATTGGCCACTGACCTGGGCACCGGACTACAGTCGCCCGTCCACTTTTTTGTTCAAAGGCTACCAAGCCGTTCACAGCCCCAGCCTCTTGGGCAACTACACCCGCCTGAGCTATGACCGCAGCCAGCCGTGGAAAAAAGAGATTGACTACGTCAACCGCTTCAATGCCCAAGACACCGTTCAAGCGCCGCGCGCCTACCTGATTCCCCAAGCCTGGCGAGAAGTGATTGAGCGCCTGCAGTGGAACGGCGTGCACATGACTCGACTGGTAGCGGACCAGACACTGGAAGCCCGCGTGTACCGCATCGAGCGCGTCACCTTCCGCCCCGACGCTTATGAAGGCCACCTGTTTCACGACGAGGTCACGTTAAGCACCCACACCGAGATGATTGCCGCCCGCGCCGGCGATTACCTGCTGGATCTGGACCAGCCCCACGCCCGTTATGCGGTGGAAACGCTGGAACCCTTTGCGCATGACAGCTTTTTCCGCTGGGGATTTTTCAACAGCGTGCTGGAGAAGAAAGAGAACTTCTCGGATTACGTGTTCGAAGACACGGCCGCCCAGATGCTGCGTGACGAACCCGCGCTAAGGCTCAAGTTCGAGCAGTGGAAACTGAGTCACCCTGAGCTGCTGAGCGATGGAGAAGCGGTGCTGGGCTTTTTGTTTGCTCACGGCCAGCGCCACCGCGAACCCGAGTGGCGCCGCTACCCGGTGGTAGCCCTTATGAAACGCTGA
- a CDS encoding thioesterase family protein, with product MTSTPAATEIVFEEEFMAGLRTIFEEMIVFNKVLGLQITSIAASQVRARLNMKPELIGHYAHKRIHGGAISASLDAMGGLAVMAAIGARHMDESPTQRLHRFAKLGTIDLRVDYLRPGIGEFFEIRAEVMRLGSRVASTRMEFYGADGTLLSTGSAAYIVS from the coding sequence ATGACTTCTACCCCTGCTGCTACCGAAATTGTGTTTGAAGAAGAGTTCATGGCCGGACTGAGAACCATCTTCGAAGAAATGATTGTGTTCAACAAGGTGCTGGGCTTGCAGATCACCTCCATTGCCGCCAGCCAGGTTCGGGCGCGCTTGAATATGAAGCCCGAGTTGATTGGTCACTATGCCCACAAGCGCATTCACGGCGGCGCCATCAGTGCCAGCCTGGACGCCATGGGCGGGCTGGCGGTGATGGCGGCCATTGGCGCACGCCACATGGACGAGTCGCCCACGCAGCGCCTGCACCGTTTTGCCAAGCTGGGCACGATTGACCTGCGGGTGGATTACCTGCGCCCCGGCATTGGTGAGTTTTTCGAGATTCGCGCGGAGGTCATGCGGCTGGGTTCGCGCGTGGCGTCAACCCGCATGGAGTTTTATGGCGCCGACGGCACGCTGCTGTCCACTGGCTCGGCGGCCTACATCGTCTCTTAG
- a CDS encoding enoyl-CoA hydratase: MADLLIDITDGVLTITFNRLDKKNSIIRTMYATMADALVQASDDDAVRAVVFQGHETIFSSGNDIGDFLSRPPASPEAPVFQFLRALSTFPKPVLAAVCGPAVGIGTTMLFHCDLVYAGDNAAFSMPFVNLGLCPEAASSHLAPMRMGYGRAAEALLLGEPFMAEAALEMGLISRIVPPSEAAALARRQAIKLASKPLASIIETKRLMKKSQAGVVAERMQEEGASFERLLREPAAREAFTAFMEKRKPDFTTL; encoded by the coding sequence ATGGCCGACCTATTGATCGACATCACCGACGGTGTCTTGACCATCACTTTCAACCGGCTGGACAAGAAGAATTCCATTATTCGCACCATGTACGCGACCATGGCCGATGCTCTGGTGCAAGCCAGCGATGACGATGCGGTTCGCGCCGTCGTCTTTCAGGGCCACGAAACCATCTTCAGTTCCGGCAATGACATCGGTGACTTTTTGAGCCGCCCCCCGGCGTCCCCCGAGGCGCCCGTATTTCAGTTCCTGCGCGCCTTGAGCACCTTCCCCAAGCCGGTGCTGGCGGCGGTTTGCGGACCCGCGGTAGGCATTGGCACCACGATGCTGTTCCATTGCGACCTGGTCTACGCTGGCGACAATGCCGCCTTTTCCATGCCTTTCGTCAACCTGGGCCTGTGCCCGGAGGCCGCGTCCAGCCACTTGGCCCCTATGCGCATGGGCTATGGCCGTGCCGCAGAGGCTTTGCTGCTGGGCGAGCCCTTCATGGCCGAGGCCGCACTGGAGATGGGGTTGATTAGCCGCATTGTTCCGCCCTCGGAGGCCGCCGCACTGGCGCGCCGCCAGGCGATCAAGCTCGCCTCCAAACCCCTTGCCTCCATCATCGAGACCAAGCGGCTCATGAAGAAAAGTCAGGCCGGGGTGGTGGCCGAGCGCATGCAGGAAGAGGGTGCCAGTTTTGAGCGCTTGTTGCGTGAACCGGCTGCGCGGGAGGCGTTCACTGCGTTCATGGAAAAGCGCAAGCCAGATTTCACAACGCTGTAA
- a CDS encoding 2-hydroxychromene-2-carboxylate isomerase, which translates to MDAAAPDLRHGWRPTGLQTHVVGGVFQGTGNQAPLAVPLKGDYVMLDFKRCARRLGVPFHANPHFPFNTVNLMRIAVALLQRGDGRFGDFCAAVFQAIWVNSADLSDPTAVAAVLTHAGFDPKELLAMASEPEIKDALKAATDAAVQRGVFGAPTMFVGDHVFWGQDRLDFVRDALTH; encoded by the coding sequence ATGGACGCAGCTGCCCCAGATTTGCGCCACGGGTGGCGCCCAACTGGTCTACAAACCCATGTTGTTGGGGGGGTGTTTCAGGGGACGGGCAACCAGGCCCCGCTGGCGGTGCCCCTTAAGGGCGACTACGTCATGCTGGATTTCAAGCGCTGTGCGCGCCGCTTGGGTGTGCCTTTTCATGCCAACCCCCACTTCCCGTTCAACACCGTGAACCTGATGCGCATCGCGGTGGCCCTGCTTCAGCGCGGGGATGGCCGTTTTGGCGACTTCTGTGCAGCGGTCTTCCAGGCCATCTGGGTAAACTCGGCGGACCTGAGCGACCCCACCGCCGTTGCCGCCGTGTTGACTCACGCTGGCTTTGACCCGAAAGAATTGCTGGCGATGGCCAGCGAACCCGAAATCAAAGACGCGCTGAAAGCCGCGACCGATGCCGCCGTGCAGCGCGGCGTGTTTGGCGCCCCCACCATGTTTGTGGGCGACCATGTGTTTTGGGGCCAGGACCGACTCGACTTCGTGCGTGATGCACTTACCCATTAA
- a CDS encoding acyl-CoA thioesterase II: protein MTHHAFDQAVRLTPSSIGVYTGHTSAGYWNMVGPFGGATAATALNAVLQHPDLLGEPISLTVNYAGPIAAGAFTVTATPRRTNRSTQHWLVELLQTTAAGDEDVMLTATAVTAARRTTWSHDEATAPSVPRPETLASGMTLAALEWINRYDLRFAQGMVPTDWDGQGDASLSQVWVRDEPPRALDFCSLAAMADVFFPRVYLRRALPVPAGTVSLTVYFHADGAQLQQSATGFLLGQAQAQAFRNGFFDQSSQLWSEAGVLLATSHQIVYFKE, encoded by the coding sequence ATGACACATCACGCTTTTGATCAGGCCGTGCGCCTGACTCCATCCTCAATCGGTGTCTACACCGGTCACACGTCTGCGGGCTACTGGAACATGGTGGGCCCGTTTGGTGGTGCGACGGCCGCCACCGCCTTGAATGCGGTGTTGCAGCACCCGGACCTGCTGGGTGAACCCATTTCTCTCACGGTCAATTACGCGGGCCCGATTGCGGCCGGCGCATTCACAGTCACCGCCACACCCCGGCGCACCAACCGGTCCACCCAGCACTGGCTGGTGGAGTTGCTGCAAACCACCGCGGCCGGCGATGAGGATGTCATGCTGACCGCCACGGCGGTGACGGCTGCCCGCCGCACCACCTGGAGCCATGACGAGGCCACCGCGCCGTCGGTACCCCGGCCAGAAACGTTGGCCTCCGGAATGACGCTTGCGGCGCTGGAGTGGATCAACCGCTATGACTTGCGCTTTGCACAGGGCATGGTGCCCACCGATTGGGATGGGCAGGGCGACGCCAGCCTGTCACAGGTGTGGGTGCGCGACGAGCCGCCCCGTGCGCTGGATTTTTGCTCGCTCGCTGCCATGGCCGATGTCTTTTTCCCCCGCGTCTACCTGCGCCGGGCTTTGCCGGTGCCAGCGGGCACGGTGTCACTGACGGTGTACTTTCACGCCGATGGCGCGCAACTGCAACAATCAGCCACCGGGTTTCTGCTGGGGCAAGCGCAAGCCCAGGCCTTTCGCAACGGGTTTTTTGACCAGTCGTCGCAGCTCTGGAGCGAAGCCGGCGTGTTGCTGGCCACGAGCCATCAAATTGTTTACTTCAAGGAGTGA